A window of the Gossypium hirsutum isolate 1008001.06 chromosome A05, Gossypium_hirsutum_v2.1, whole genome shotgun sequence genome harbors these coding sequences:
- the LOC107887018 gene encoding serpin-ZX translates to MDLRESITSQTDVALTLTKHVLQTEAKDSNLVFSPLSIHVVLSLIAAGAKGPTLDQLLSFLKSKSNDQLSSFSSEVVSVVFADGNPAGGPRLSFANGVWFDRSLPLKPSFKQVLDNVYKAASKLVDFQNKAVQVAGEVNMWAEKETNGLIKEVLPPGSVDASTRLIFANALYFKGAWNEAFDASKTKDHDFHLINGSSVKVPFMTSKKKQTVSAYDGFKVLGLPYKQGNDKRRFSMYFFLPDAKDGLPALVEKASSESGFLERHLPHQPVEVGEFRIPRFKISFGLKASEVLKRLGLVLPFSGEGGLTEMVDSPQGRDLFVSNIFHKSFIEVNEEGTEAAAATSAVIALRSLLIPQTIDFVADHPFLFLIRENATGVVLFIGHVINPLEN, encoded by the exons ATGGATCTCCGTGAATCGATCACTAGCCAAACCGACGTCGCTTTGACCCTGACCAAACACGTTCTCCAAACTGAAGCCAAGGACTCGAACCTAGTGTTCTCGCCCCTGTCGATCCATGTTGTGCTCAGCTTGATCGCCGCTGGTGCTAAGGGTCCAACCCTCGACCAGCTCCTCTCTTTCCTCAAGTCCAAATCCAACGACCAGCTCAGCTCCTTCTCCTCCGAGGTGGTTTCCGTTGTCTTCGCGGATGGAAATCCAGCCGGTGGTCCCCGATTGTCATTTGCAAACGGCGTTTGGTTTGACCGGTCTCTCCCTCTCAAGCCTTCTTTCAAACAGGTTCTGGACAACGTCTACAAGGCTGCTTCTAAGCTAGTCGATTTTCAAAACAAG GCGGTTCAAGTGGCGGGTGAAGTAAATATGTGGGCGGAGAAGGAGACCAATGGTCTTATTAAAGAAGTTCTTCCTCCCGGATCAGTTGATGCTTCAACCAGACTTATATTTGCTAATGCGCTCTATTTCAAAGGAGCTTGGAATGAAGCATTCGATGCCTCGAAAACAAAGGACCATGACTTCCACCTCATAAATGGTAGCTCTGTTAAGGTGCCTTTTATGACCAGCAAAAAGAAACAAACTGTTAGTGCCTACGATGGTTTCAAAGTTTTAGGGCTTCCATATAAACAAGGCAACGATAAGCGTCGTTTCTCCATGTATTTCTTTCTTCCAGATGCAAAAGATGGTCTGCCAGCTTTGGTAGAGAAAGCGAGTTCTGAGTCTGGTTTCTTAGAACGCCACCTTCCACATCAACCAGTTGAAGTGGGTGAATTCAGGATCCCGAGATTCAAGATCTCATTTGGACTTAAAGCTTCTGAGGTTCTGAAAAGATTAGGACTTGTGTTACCTTTCTCTGGTGAAGGAGGTTTGACAGAGATGGTGGATTCGCCTCAAGGTCGGGACCTATTTGTTTCAAACATATTCCATAAGTCTTTTATAGAAGTTAATGAAGAAGGGACTGAAGCTGCTGCTGCTACTTCTGCTGTCATAGCACTCAGGTCTCTGCTTATTCCACAAACTATAGACTTTGTGGCAGACCATCCATTCCTCTTCTTGATCAGGGAAAATGCGACTGGAGTTGTGCTCTTCATTGGCCACGTCATCAATCCTCTTGAAAACTGA
- the LOC107887017 gene encoding nucleobase-ascorbate transporter 3, with translation MGETENHHHHPPPPQAAAPPAAPPAAPPSLALSRGPTWTPAEQLHQLQYCIHSNPSWPQALLLAFQHYIVNLGTTVLIASNIVPLMGGTHGDKARVIQALLFMSSINTLLQTLIGSRLPTVMGASIAYTLPLFSIINDYNDEDFASPHDRFVHSMRTIQGSMIVSSFLNIILGYGRAWGELTRFFSPIVVVPVVCLVGLGLFARGFPLLGNCVEIGLPMLILLMICQQYLKRIHSRAHLILERFALLLCIGIVWAFAAILTVSGAYNNVKPATKQSCRTDRSFLMSSAPWIKIPYPFQWGTPIFRASHVFGMLGAALVSSAESTGTFFAAARLSGATAPPAHVLSRSIGLQGIGMLLEGLFGSLVGTTASVENVGLLGLTHIGSRRVVQISTAFMIFFSIFGKFGAFFASIPLPIFAAIYCILLGIVAASGITFIQFANSNSMRNIYVLGVSLFLGLSIPQYFVTSRTFDGHGPVRTNAVWFNDILNTIFSSHTTVAIIVGTLLDNTLEANHVEDRGIPWWKPFQHSKGDVRTEEFYSYPLRINEYLPSRFL, from the exons atgGGTGAAACAGAGAACCACCACCACCACCCACCGCCACCGCAAGCGGCTGCACCGCCGGCTGCACCGCCGGCTGCACCACCCAGTCTTGCCCTTTCAAGGGGACCTACTTGGACTCCTGCTGAGCAACTCCATCAGCTTCAGTACTGCATCCACTCCAATCCTTCTTGGC CTCAAGCTCTTTTACTAGCTTTCCAACACTACATTGTGAATCTTGGAACTACAGTCTTAATTGCAAGTAATATCGTGCCTCTGATGGGTGGTACTCAT GGTGATAAAGCCCGGGTTATTCAAGCGTTGCTGTTTATGTCTAGTATAAATACTCTGCTTCAAACACTTATTGGCTCAAGGCTTCCCACAGTGATGGGTGCATCTATTGCGTACACCTTACCATTGTTTTCAATCATCAATGATTATAATGATGAGGACTTCGCATCTCCACACGAT CGGTTTGTTCATAGTATGAGAACCATTCAAGGATCAATGATAGTTTCTTCCTTTCTCAACATCATCCTTGGGTATGGCCGGGCATGGGGGGAGCTGACAAG ATTCTTTAGTCCCATAGTTGTGGTGCCAGTGGTTTGTCTCGTTGGTCTTGGTCTTTTTGCAAGAGGCTTCCCATTG CTAGGTAACTGTGTGGAAATTGGCCTGCCTATGCTCATTCTGCTCATGATTTGCCAACAG TACCTGAAGCGCATCCATTCAAGAGCACATCTAATACTTGAGAGGTTTGCTTTGCTTTTATGCATTGGTATTGTCTGGGCGTTTGCTGCTATCCTCACTGTCTCAGGTGCTTACAACAATGTTAAGCCTGCCACTAAACAGAGTTGCCGCACTGATCGATCTTTCCTAATGTCTTCTGCTCCTTG GATCAAAATTCCATACCCATTTCAGTGGGGTACGCCAATATTCAGAGCTAGCCATGTGTTTGGGATGTTAGGTGCTGCACTAGTTTCATCTGCTGAG TCAACTGGAACATTTTTTGCGGCAGCTCGGCTTTCTGGTGCCACAGCCCCTCCAGCACATGTACTCAGCCGAAGTATTGGCTTACAG GGTATTGGTATGCTGCTTGAAGGGCTTTTTGGTTCTCTTGTTGGTACTACTGCATCTGT GGAAAATGTGGGCCTTCTTGGACTTACACATATAGGAAGCAGAAGGGTTGTGCAGATTTCAACTGcttttatgatatttttctcCATATTTG GGAAGTTTGGTGCTTTTTTTGCCTCTATTCCATTGCCAATATTTGCTGCCATTTACTGCATTTTGTTGGGCATTGTTG CTGCTTCTGGGATCACATTCATACAATTTGCAAATAGTAACTCTATGAGAAACATCTATGTTTTGGGTGTCTCTCTATTCCTGGGGTTATCAATTCCTCAATACTTCGTAACAAGCAGAACTTTTGACGGTCATGGACCTGTTAGAACAAATGCTGTATGG TTTAATGACATATTGAATACAATCTTCTCATCACACACAACTGTCGCGATTATTGTTGGGACTTTGCTTGATAACACTCTCGAAGCAAATCATGTGGAAGATAGAGGAATCCCATGGTGGAAACCATTCCAGCACAGCAAAGGAGATGTTAGAACCGAGGAGTTCTACAGCTATCCCCTcagaataaatgaatatttgccCTCCAGGTTTCTCTAA
- the LOC107887016 gene encoding probable disease resistance protein At4g33300, translated as MAFNDFFAGEIATELLKQLLSISRKSCLCKSSADNLITSIEELLPIINEIKYSGVELSAIRQSQLDRFSETLRGGLELARKVLASGRWNVYKNLQLARKMERLEKQVSRFVSGPMQAHLLADVHHMRFETMERFDRLEGRLEQRLNSMKIGAGGWVEEAVKRMEVEEEAGLGIFNGVGLDLGKSKVKKMIIGRDDLNVVGICGIGGSGKTTLANEICRDNQVRSYFNNRILFLTVSQSPDLQQLRARIWGFLTGNEAMGYTNNLFVPQGKLQCEWGSGPRTLVVLDDVWSLSALEQLIFRIPTYKTLVVSRFKFPTPVVNEVYNVELLREDESLSLFCHSAFGQEWIPPTANETLVKQIVHECKGLPLALKVIGASLRDQPEMYWASAKKRLLRGEPICESHENKLLERMAISVEYLNKKVKECFLDLGSFPEDKKIPLDVLINMWVEIHDIDEEEAFAILVELSDKNLLTLVKDPRVGDAYSSYYEICVTQHDVLRDLALHLSNQGDVNERKRLLMPRRDTELPREWERNTDRPFNAQIVSVHTGEMREMDWFRMEFPKAEVLILNFSSNEYFLPPFIYDMPKLRALIVINYGTNEAIFENFSVFTNLANLRSLWLEKTWVPQLTNPTVHMKNLRKLSMVLCKVNNSFNPSVIDLPLIFPRLSELIIDHCHDLIKLPSSICEVNSLQSLSITNCHRLCELPADLGMLKKLQILRLYACPELKMLPPRIGELIGLKYLDISQCFNLRCLPGEIFRLASLEKIDMRECSQIVSLPPQTALSNMKSLRRVICDDEVSWQWRYLEKTNPNLYVQVAEKCYSLDWLDG; from the exons ATGGCGTTTAACGACTTTTTCGCCGGAGAAATAGCAACTGAGCTTCTAAAACAGTTACTCTCCATCTCACGCAAGTCATGCCTCTGCAAATCCAGTGCGGACAATCTCATTACTAGCATCGAAGAACTCCTTCCCATCATCAATGAAATCAAGTACTCCGGCGTGGAACTCTCCGCCATTCGTCAATCTCAACTCGACCGTTTCTCCGAGACTCTACGCGGCGGGCTCGAATTGGCCCGCAAAGTCCTGGCCTCCGGCCGTTGGAACGTCTACAAGAATCTCCAGTTGGCCCGGAAGATGGAGAGGTTAGAGAAACAAGTTTCGAGATTCGTTAGCGGGCCGATGCAGGCTCACTTGTTGGCCGACGTTCACCACATGCGCTTCGAAACGATGGAAAGGTTCGATCGGTTGGAAGGCCGATTGGAGCAGAGGCTCAATTCGATGAAGATCGGTGCCGGGGGGTGGGTGGAAGAAGCAGTTAAGAGAATGGAAGTTGAAGAGGAGGCTGGTTTGGGAATTTTTAATGGAGTCGGCTTGGATTTAGGGAAGAGTAAGGTGAAGAAAATGATAATCGGACGAGATGATTTGAACGTTGTTGGAATTTGTGGTATTGGAGGATCAGGGAAAACTACGTTGGCTAATGAAATTTGTAGAGATAATCAAGTTCGAA GTTACTTCAACAACAGAATTTTGTTCTTAACTGTATCACAATCACCGGATCTGCAACAGTTAAGGGCAAGAATATGGGGATTTCTTACAGGAAACGAGGCCATGGGTTATACCAATAACCTGTTTGTTCCACAAGGGAAGCTACAGTGCGAGTGGGGAAGCGGACCGCGAACTCTGGTTGTTTTGGACGATGTCTGGTCCCTTTCCGCACTTGAACAACTAATTTTCAGGATCCCAACATATAAAACTCTGGTCGTTTCAAGATTTAAGTTCCCGACACCTGTTGTTAACGAAGTTTATAATGTAGAGTTGTTGAGGGAAGATGAATCATTGTCCCTTTTTTGTCACTCTGCTTTCGGGCAAGAATGGATTCCCCCTACTGCCAATGAGACTTTGGTCAAGCAG ATTGTTCATGAGTGCAAAGGACTTCCTTTGGCACTTAAAGTGATCGGAGCTTCGTTGCGAGACCAACCTGAAATGTATTGGGCCAGTGCTAAGAAAAGGCTATTGCGAGGAGAACCGATCTGCGAGTCTCATGAAAACAAGTTGCTGGAGCGGATGGCAATAAGCGTGGAATACTTGAACAAAAAGGTTAAGGAATGTTTCTTGGATTTGGGATCATTTCCAGAAGATAAAAAAATTCCCCTTGATGTTCTCATTAACATGTGGGTTGAGATACATGACATTGATGAGGAGGAAGCATTTGCCATTCTTGTCGAGCTTTCTGATAAGAATCTACTCACTTTGGTGAAAGACCCACG GGTTGGAGATGCGTACAGTAGTTATTATGAAATTTGTGTTACTCAACATGATGTGTTGAGAGACCTTGCTCTTCATCTCAGCAATCAAGGGGATGTGAACGAGCGAAAGCGGTTGCTTATGCCTAGAAGAGATACTGAACTCCCCAGAGAATGGGAAAGAAACACAGACCGGCCATTCAATGCTCAGATAGTTTCAGTTCATACAG GAGAAATGAGGGAAATGGACTGGTTTCGCATGGAATTCCCAAAGGCTGAAGTACTCATCCTGAATTTTTCCTCCAATGAATACTTCTTGCCTCCTTTCATATACGACATGCCCAAGCTTAGGGCACTTATTGTCATAAATTATGGTACAAATGAGGCAATATTTGAGAATTTTTCAGTCTTCACCAATCTGGCAAATTTGCGAAGCCTATGGCTTGAAAAAACGTGGGTTCCTCAATTGACCAATCCAACTGTTCACATGAAAAACTTGCGGAAACTATCTATGGTTCTTTGCAAGGTTAATAACAGCTTTAATCCATCAGTGATAGACCTGCCCCTGATCTTCCCTCGTTTATCGGAGCTCATTATTGATCATTGTCATGATTTGATTAAGTTGCCATCGAGCATTTGTGAGGTGAATTCACTCCAGAGCCTGAGCATAACCAACTGCCACCGACTATGTGAATTGCCTGCTGATTTGGGTATGCTGAAGAAACTACAGATACTTAGGTTGTATGCTTGTCCAGAGCTGAAGATGCTACCTCCCAGAATAGGCGAGCTTATTGGGTTAAAATACCTTGACATTTCACAATGCTTTAACTTGAGGTGTCTACCTGGGGAGATATTTCGATTAGCAAGCCTTGAAAAGATAGACATGAGGGAATGCTCACAGATTGTGAGCCTACCACCACAAACCGCTTTATCCAACATGAAGTCACTGCGCCGAGTTATCTGCGATGATGAAGTTTCTTGGCAATGGAGATACCTGGAGAAGACCAATCCAAACCTTTATGTTCAAGTCGCAGAGAAATGCTATAGCTTGGACTGGCTTGATGGCTGA
- the LOC107887792 gene encoding protein OSB1, mitochondrial, with the protein MIVRRIGALILRRISQLPLPDRTLFHSSAASNRRFSNHFVDDDEGGSAIYRLALKFQRPTTVEVEPSSRNRISLIGTVDEPLKVMNTRSDNFGVQTRLNVKNPYDSDCRFKIRLKMWMKMGKICMEHVKPGDFIYVSGVLGSFSVATLDKQLIIYYQVTVTELSFVTHHGERSTTRECKELESEQDVGEASMGSYDSQLYLWQVFFTNPFEWWDNRKSKKNPRQPDFKHKDTGEALWLNPNDPPWIKKQLQLLDSKLAEGLGDRESRRYSVSEWVYDE; encoded by the exons ATGATAGTCCGTCGTATCGGAGCGTTAATCCTCCGGCGTATTTCCCAACTTCCCCTTCCAGATCGTACCTTATTCCATTCATCCGCAGCTTCAAATCGCAGGTTCTCAAACCATTTCGTCGACGATGACGAAGGAGGTAGCGCGATTTACCGGCTTGCGCTTAAATTCCAGCGGCCGACGACTGTGGAAGTGGAGCCTTCATCGCGGAACCGCATCAGCTTAATAGGAACAGTGGACGAGCCTCTCAAAGTTATGAATACCAGGAGCGATAACTTTGGGGTTCAGACTCGCCTCAATGTCAAAAACCCCTATGATTCTGATTGCAGATTCAA GATTAGACTGAAGATGTGGATGAAGATGGGGAAAATTTGTATGGAACATGTTAAGCCTGGGGATTTTATTTATGTTTCAGGGGTTTTGGGGTCTTTCTCTGTCGCTACTCTAGATAAGCAACTCATAATCTATTACCAG GTAACTGTGACAGAGTTGAGTTTTGTTACTCACCACGGTGAAAGATCGACCACCCGAGAATGCAAGGAATTAGAATCAGAACAAG ATGTAGGTGAAGCTAGTATGGGGAGTTATGATAGCCAACTCTACTTGTGGCAAGTATTTTTTACCAACCCGTTTGAATGGTGGGACAATAGGAAAAGTAAGAAAAACCCTCGACAGCCAGATTTCAAGCACAAAGATACTGGTGAAGCTCTCTGGCTGAATCCCAACGATCCTCCTTGGATTAAAAAGCAACTCCAGCTGCTTGATTCAAAATTGGCAGAAGGTTTAGGTGACCGAGAAAGTCGCCGTTATAGTGTATCTGAATGGGTGTATGATGAGTAG